One stretch of Niallia sp. XMNu-256 DNA includes these proteins:
- a CDS encoding YARHG domain-containing protein yields the protein MIDQPSRAAHKENGNKNIRKINNNKTPIIIALVAILFIGLFTGYQLLAKKYSEEAVIKQFQSALISKDKDVLKELIVPADTRVKVNNQSLDALFSLIDNQPSLIQDIEDSLREEELGNNLFSIRMDGKHFGIFDRYVIDTLGYFITFNDPGVETTIYLNESEIGILDGSKETTEFGPFLAGNYTVKAAYKKDGKTNEDALTVTLTGTKATTEVALNIGSTEEKEEVKEKTVIKEVIREVPVSTGNSYYLLPHSSYSYLSYSDIAGFSKSELRLARNEIYARYGYIFQSDDLRAYFNSQDWYYPDSSYNGNLSSIEKHNVDFIKSYE from the coding sequence TTGATTGATCAACCTTCAAGGGCTGCACACAAGGAAAATGGTAATAAAAATATTCGCAAAATAAACAATAATAAAACACCAATCATTATCGCGTTGGTTGCTATCCTTTTTATCGGCTTGTTTACGGGCTATCAATTGTTAGCAAAGAAGTATAGTGAGGAAGCGGTAATTAAGCAATTCCAATCCGCTCTTATTAGCAAAGACAAAGATGTGTTGAAGGAATTGATTGTACCCGCTGATACTCGCGTAAAGGTGAATAATCAAAGCCTGGATGCTTTATTTTCCCTGATTGACAATCAGCCTTCTTTGATCCAGGATATTGAAGATTCCTTACGTGAAGAGGAACTTGGCAACAATTTATTTTCCATACGAATGGACGGGAAGCATTTCGGAATATTTGACCGTTATGTCATAGATACGTTAGGATATTTTATTACGTTCAATGATCCCGGGGTAGAAACGACTATTTATTTAAATGAAAGTGAAATTGGGATCTTGGATGGATCGAAGGAAACAACAGAATTTGGCCCCTTTTTAGCAGGAAATTATACAGTAAAAGCGGCCTATAAAAAAGATGGGAAAACAAATGAAGATGCCCTTACAGTAACGTTAACAGGAACAAAAGCAACGACTGAGGTTGCTCTAAATATTGGATCGACAGAAGAGAAAGAAGAAGTAAAAGAGAAGACCGTTATAAAAGAGGTGATCAGAGAAGTTCCGGTGAGCACGGGAAATAGTTATTATTTGTTGCCACATAGCAGTTATTCTTACTTAAGTTATTCTGATATTGCTGGATTTTCAAAAAGTGAGTTACGTTTAGCGAGAAATGAAATTTATGCTCGTTACGGCTATATTTTTCAATCGGATGACTTGAGGGCTTATTTTAACAGCCAAGATTGGTATTATCCAGATTCAAGCTATAACGGAAATTTATCATCTATAGAGAAACATAATGTAGACTTCATTAAGTCTTATGAATAG
- a CDS encoding processed acidic surface protein has protein sequence MKKVLSILFAVLLLFGLSSNLTAAAQNTNFEQDLTSYLEEVSSERGFIVTKEDIQMSLLSFYDESLESYESVEELSEFLGEVIKADLSNLQGLFEDYELDKDGLQHLLQENGENLDDYIFLDDLDNALLLYTGDIDEILSEIDEEMFASLLSAFQEEIGLTNEELQKLENHILSLEEHLSKPETAARLEKLGNRMMAFGDFDVVSEITAQQMGELVSIYEEFMSIFQLKASFSLVNGTSETPLSLWDLMKIEELKGANLKVLLYSASGQFLADLLITGEMVESDTIIETGKQIEKSAEEVTKVVKQAPVTKSEKQAPVTKSEKQNNLIEKKTTEHKTVKGAKLPKTASDYIPNALLGMFIMFAGIFMFRKVRNM, from the coding sequence ATGAAAAAAGTTCTAAGTATTTTATTTGCGGTTTTATTGTTATTTGGCTTGTCTTCAAACTTAACTGCGGCGGCTCAAAACACTAACTTTGAGCAGGATCTAACAAGCTATTTAGAAGAAGTGAGCAGTGAAAGAGGATTTATCGTAACAAAAGAGGATATTCAAATGTCTCTTCTATCTTTTTATGATGAAAGTCTAGAAAGTTATGAATCAGTGGAAGAGTTGTCCGAATTTTTAGGCGAAGTGATCAAAGCAGATTTGAGTAACTTACAAGGCCTTTTTGAAGATTATGAACTTGATAAAGATGGTCTTCAGCATTTGTTACAGGAAAATGGCGAAAATCTTGATGATTATATCTTCTTAGATGATCTGGATAATGCCCTTTTACTCTATACAGGAGACATTGATGAAATTTTATCGGAAATAGATGAAGAAATGTTCGCTAGTCTTCTATCTGCTTTTCAAGAAGAAATAGGTCTGACCAATGAAGAACTGCAAAAACTAGAAAATCATATACTGTCTTTAGAAGAACATCTATCCAAACCTGAAACTGCAGCACGTCTTGAAAAATTGGGGAACCGCATGATGGCGTTTGGGGACTTTGATGTAGTAAGTGAGATTACAGCACAACAAATGGGTGAGTTAGTGTCTATTTATGAAGAATTCATGTCAATTTTTCAACTAAAAGCATCCTTTAGCTTAGTAAATGGTACTTCTGAAACTCCATTATCGTTATGGGATTTAATGAAAATAGAGGAATTAAAAGGTGCTAATTTAAAAGTTTTACTATACAGCGCGAGCGGACAATTCCTTGCCGACCTTCTGATAACAGGAGAAATGGTCGAGTCTGATACCATTATTGAAACAGGTAAACAAATTGAGAAGTCTGCAGAAGAAGTAACAAAAGTGGTAAAACAAGCACCAGTTACGAAATCTGAAAAACAAGCACCAGTTACGAAGTCCGAAAAACAAAATAATTTAATCGAAAAGAAAACGACGGAACATAAAACCGTTAAAGGGGCCAAGCTTCCCAAAACAGCTTCTGACTACATTCCAAATGCCCTTTTAGGAATGTTCATCATGTTTGCGGGAATTTTTATGTTTAGAAAGGTAAGGAATATGTAA
- a CDS encoding class D sortase — MARFKNKRSHRKKRIYLLSFLVVVILFGVWFSTTNIYKFAKGYLAYKTDSTSTFVQETKAQASPTLNKKEELYPTRPEIGEEIGELYIPKLNATLPIYHGTNEDELEKGVGHFAGSVLPGENDNSVLSGHRDTVFRKLGEVGEGDELIVRTSAGEFTYKVNKVRIVDEDDRTVIVPKPRATLTVSTCYPFNFIGSAPERYVLVAHLISK, encoded by the coding sequence GTGGCACGCTTTAAAAATAAGCGATCGCATAGAAAAAAACGAATCTATCTTTTATCGTTTTTGGTCGTTGTTATTTTATTTGGGGTTTGGTTTTCAACAACCAATATCTATAAGTTTGCCAAAGGTTATTTAGCATATAAAACGGATTCTACGAGTACTTTTGTACAAGAAACAAAAGCACAAGCCAGTCCAACCCTGAATAAAAAAGAAGAGTTGTATCCGACACGCCCTGAAATCGGTGAAGAAATTGGAGAACTTTATATTCCAAAATTGAATGCAACTCTTCCAATCTATCATGGCACAAATGAGGATGAATTGGAAAAAGGAGTGGGCCATTTCGCTGGAAGCGTCTTGCCTGGAGAAAACGACAATAGTGTCCTTTCTGGCCATCGCGATACCGTCTTTCGTAAACTTGGAGAAGTCGGTGAGGGAGATGAGTTAATCGTACGAACGTCTGCAGGAGAGTTTACCTACAAAGTCAACAAAGTACGAATTGTAGATGAAGACGATCGGACGGTCATCGTCCCAAAACCTAGAGCCACCCTTACAGTCAGCACATGTTATCCGTTTAACTTTATAGGATCAGCACCCGAACGTTATGTCTTGGTTGCTCATCTGATTTCAAAGTAA